Proteins from a single region of Chaetodon trifascialis isolate fChaTrf1 chromosome 10, fChaTrf1.hap1, whole genome shotgun sequence:
- the LOC139337719 gene encoding nuclear receptor-interacting protein 3-like — protein sequence MFTGMRTENRGDPGVLDAAALRQQRRLKQAIQFLHKDSADLLPLDGLKKLGTSKQGQPHHILQKRLLEAKLSRGRMNMCGVTPHNGGVLLSCPHLNSHEDVEEEEGDFIYVPCKCLGQQASVMIDTGCKLNLMSSLTVQRFGLKELVEENKTEADGCPFQRKLCIDGQIKELSLTIGELRVMCSFAVVESNRPLMSLGNKTLKFLKCVVDTEKQMLVFGTNVREQVQFTKKPFNESYDFSNL from the exons ATGTTTACAGGGATGCGGACGGAGAACCGGGGGGACCCGGGGGTCCTGGATGCTGCGGCTCTGAGGCAACAGAGGAGGCTGAAACAGGCGATCCAGTTCCTCCATAAAGactcagctgatctgctgcCTCTGGATGGACTGAAGAAGCTCGGGACATCCAAGCAGGGG cAGCCACATCATATTCTCCAGAAGCGCCTGCTGGAGGCCAAGCTGTCCCGGGGCAGGATGAACATGTGTGGAGTGACACCACACAATGGAGGGGTCCTTCTGAGTTGTCCTCATTTAAATTCACATGAGGacgtggaagaggaggagggagatttCATCTATGTGCCCTGCAAG tgtTTAGGACAGCAGGCGAGTGTGATGATTGACACCGGCTGCAAACTGAACCTGATGTCCTCACTAACTGTGCAGAGATTCGG TTTGAAAGAGCTGgttgaggaaaacaaaacagaagcagacGGCTGTCCTTTTCAGCGGAAGCTTTGCATTGACGGACAGATCAAAGAACTCAGCCTGACCATCGGAGAGCTCAGAGTAATGTGCTCCTTTGCTGTAGTAG AGTCTAACAGACCTCTGATGTCTCTGGGCAACAAGACATTAAAGTTCCTCAAG tgtgtagTTGACACTGAAAAGCAGATGTTGGTGTTTGGGACAAACGTGAGGGAGCAAGTTCAGTTTACCAAAAAGCCATTTAATGAAAG ttaTGACTTCAGCAACCTGTGA
- the akip1 gene encoding A-kinase-interacting protein 1 isoform X1, whose amino-acid sequence MAGQAWLESSLRRSASLGLEVLERASRRSVDWTSTGASQTPTSTDEDTQIPVEVPRPRTELDDVFATIADFMAQTTHQCKRFYQSGCCVEPTDTERSHVSRFHTRSPAETTTPVLSTRKHAKVPSNRGAVSPAAEDFFIEVSPGTYAITASMPESQKQTQLVSVKAGESINLTFNL is encoded by the exons ATGGCAGGCCAGGCCTGGCTGGAGTCTTCTCTGCGGCGCTCTGCCAGTCTGGGCCTGGAGGTGCTGGAGCGGGCCTCCAGGCGGAGTGTGGACTGGACAAGCACTGGAGCATCCCAGACCCCGACTAGTACAGATGAAGACACACAAATCCCTGTCGAGGTGCCG AGACCACGCACAGAGCTTGATGATGTCTTCGCAACCATCGCAGACTTCATGGCTCAGACGACCCATCAGTGCAAG AGGTTTTATCAGTCTGGCTGTTGCGTTGAGCCCACTGACACTGAGAGGAGCCATGTGTCCAGGTTCCACACACGGTCACCTGCCGAGACGACAACGCCAGTGCTGTCAACCAGAAAACACGCAAAGGTTCCGTCCAACAGA GGTGCAGTGTCGCCAGCGGCTGAAGATTTCTTCATTGAGGTTTCACCAGGTACGTACGCCATCACTGCCAGCATGCCAGAGTCACAGAAGCAGACTCAGCTGGTCAGCGTCAAAGCTGGAGAGAGCATCAACCTCACCTTTAATCTCTGA
- the akip1 gene encoding A-kinase-interacting protein 1 isoform X2: protein MAGQAWLESSLRRSASLGLEVLERASRRSVDWTSTGASQTPTSTDEDTQIPVERPRTELDDVFATIADFMAQTTHQCKRFYQSGCCVEPTDTERSHVSRFHTRSPAETTTPVLSTRKHAKVPSNRGAVSPAAEDFFIEVSPGTYAITASMPESQKQTQLVSVKAGESINLTFNL, encoded by the exons ATGGCAGGCCAGGCCTGGCTGGAGTCTTCTCTGCGGCGCTCTGCCAGTCTGGGCCTGGAGGTGCTGGAGCGGGCCTCCAGGCGGAGTGTGGACTGGACAAGCACTGGAGCATCCCAGACCCCGACTAGTACAGATGAAGACACACAAATCCCTGTCGAG AGACCACGCACAGAGCTTGATGATGTCTTCGCAACCATCGCAGACTTCATGGCTCAGACGACCCATCAGTGCAAG AGGTTTTATCAGTCTGGCTGTTGCGTTGAGCCCACTGACACTGAGAGGAGCCATGTGTCCAGGTTCCACACACGGTCACCTGCCGAGACGACAACGCCAGTGCTGTCAACCAGAAAACACGCAAAGGTTCCGTCCAACAGA GGTGCAGTGTCGCCAGCGGCTGAAGATTTCTTCATTGAGGTTTCACCAGGTACGTACGCCATCACTGCCAGCATGCCAGAGTCACAGAAGCAGACTCAGCTGGTCAGCGTCAAAGCTGGAGAGAGCATCAACCTCACCTTTAATCTCTGA
- the akip1 gene encoding A-kinase-interacting protein 1 isoform X3, protein MAGQAWLESSLRRSASLGLEVLERASRRSVDWTSTGASQTPTSTDEDTQIPVEVPRPRTELDDVFATIADFMAQTTHQCKRFYQSGCCVEPTDTERSHVSRFHTRSPAETTTPVLSTRKHAKGAVSPAAEDFFIEVSPGTYAITASMPESQKQTQLVSVKAGESINLTFNL, encoded by the exons ATGGCAGGCCAGGCCTGGCTGGAGTCTTCTCTGCGGCGCTCTGCCAGTCTGGGCCTGGAGGTGCTGGAGCGGGCCTCCAGGCGGAGTGTGGACTGGACAAGCACTGGAGCATCCCAGACCCCGACTAGTACAGATGAAGACACACAAATCCCTGTCGAGGTGCCG AGACCACGCACAGAGCTTGATGATGTCTTCGCAACCATCGCAGACTTCATGGCTCAGACGACCCATCAGTGCAAG AGGTTTTATCAGTCTGGCTGTTGCGTTGAGCCCACTGACACTGAGAGGAGCCATGTGTCCAGGTTCCACACACGGTCACCTGCCGAGACGACAACGCCAGTGCTGTCAACCAGAAAACACGCAAAG GGTGCAGTGTCGCCAGCGGCTGAAGATTTCTTCATTGAGGTTTCACCAGGTACGTACGCCATCACTGCCAGCATGCCAGAGTCACAGAAGCAGACTCAGCTGGTCAGCGTCAAAGCTGGAGAGAGCATCAACCTCACCTTTAATCTCTGA
- the akip1 gene encoding A-kinase-interacting protein 1 isoform X4, with amino-acid sequence MAGQAWLESSLRRSASLGLEVLERASRRSVDWTSTGASQTPTSTDEDTQIPVERPRTELDDVFATIADFMAQTTHQCKRFYQSGCCVEPTDTERSHVSRFHTRSPAETTTPVLSTRKHAKGAVSPAAEDFFIEVSPGTYAITASMPESQKQTQLVSVKAGESINLTFNL; translated from the exons ATGGCAGGCCAGGCCTGGCTGGAGTCTTCTCTGCGGCGCTCTGCCAGTCTGGGCCTGGAGGTGCTGGAGCGGGCCTCCAGGCGGAGTGTGGACTGGACAAGCACTGGAGCATCCCAGACCCCGACTAGTACAGATGAAGACACACAAATCCCTGTCGAG AGACCACGCACAGAGCTTGATGATGTCTTCGCAACCATCGCAGACTTCATGGCTCAGACGACCCATCAGTGCAAG AGGTTTTATCAGTCTGGCTGTTGCGTTGAGCCCACTGACACTGAGAGGAGCCATGTGTCCAGGTTCCACACACGGTCACCTGCCGAGACGACAACGCCAGTGCTGTCAACCAGAAAACACGCAAAG GGTGCAGTGTCGCCAGCGGCTGAAGATTTCTTCATTGAGGTTTCACCAGGTACGTACGCCATCACTGCCAGCATGCCAGAGTCACAGAAGCAGACTCAGCTGGTCAGCGTCAAAGCTGGAGAGAGCATCAACCTCACCTTTAATCTCTGA
- the rpl27a gene encoding large ribosomal subunit protein uL15 has product MPTKKTKTRKLRGHVSHGHGRIGKHRKHPGGRGNAGGLHHHRINFDKYHPGYFGKVGMRHYHLKRNTAHCPTINLDKLWTLVSEQTRLNYGKKPEGPAPIIDAVRAGYYKVLGKGKLPKQPVIVKAKFFSRRAEEKIKAVGGACVLMA; this is encoded by the exons ATG CCTACCAAGAAGACTAAGACCAGGAAGCTTCGTGGACATGTCAGCCACGGACATGGTCGCATTG gcaaacacagaaaGCATCCTGGAGGTCGTGGTAATGCTGGTGGTCTGCATCACCACAGAATCAACTTCGACAAATA CCATCCTGGGTACTTTGGTAAGGTGGGTATGAGACATTACCACCTGAAGAGGAACACAGCCCACTGCCCCACCATCAACCTGGACAAGCTGTGGACGCTGGTGAGCGAGCAGACCAGGCTCAACTATGGCAAGAAGCCCGAAGGACCCGCCCCCATCATCGATGCTGTCCGCGCT ggCTACTACAAAGTTCTGGGCAAAGGCAAACTGCCCAAGCAGCCCGTGATCGTCAAGGCCAAGTTCTTCAGCCGACGGGCCGAGGAGAAGATCAAGGCCGTGGGAGGAGCCTGTGTGCTGATGGCATAA
- the LOC139337032 gene encoding E3 ubiquitin-protein ligase TRIM33-like, with the protein MEQCRASHPQLSYTWRHILLPFRSRHLFFLAYIHIQPKSPDLLEMAHLAYRRHGNFPQRRVALLPLALEAMPSETGLNPASTAEEPSLTEHLCSAGFCEMEQETNWSCNGQTRAASPSSEKPLRPPGKDVAALLKKISIHPEAQRILGNSCIPVVSLKRLNFQSVLLSSSLQPVVSLVRLPCQTQAKLHRDVSHPQQNDFRQNEENTLQMREASPQCNPADLSQPGSTQMSWTEPYCPDSSSTGEPEQDSGFDCESNPDQPYILFESGSDEWEPDGKTDSETFYLDPDPEQTMVIELDPEPQADQDQSLELEDESETKCEGDVVQMDNSDDQRPDLCCSQQEVDSSIQQPEPGPETEEMESEDFCAVCLNGGDLLCCDRCPKVYHLACHIPPLICSPLGDWMCTLCRTDQEPAENYDCENMYSCGGVKAPYTLSDQDQRRCEKLTLLLYCHTLSAPFHEPVSPLAQNYYQIIKRPINLSVIRRKLDESNTLHYFNAEQFVDDVLLMFKNCATFNYPDSEVAQAGRNLEVFFLSKLKEVFPDRTFPSASQDTMDRARLCWLSRKRKESHRKKRYVFGGKKYYL; encoded by the exons ATGGAACAGTGCCGTGCCTCTCATCCTCAGCTCTCATACACCTGGAGACACATACTCCTGCCTTTCCGGAGCagacatctttttttcctcGCTTACATTCACATTCAG CCCAAGAGCCCAGATCTCCTGGAGATGGCGCACCTGGCTTACAGACGCCATGGAAACTTTCCCCAAAGGCGGGTCGCCCTGTTGCCACTGGCACTCGAGGCCATGCCATCTGAAACTGGTTTAAATCCAgcaagcacagcagaggagccaAGTCTCACTGAACAT cTCTGCAGCGCTGGATTCTGTGAGATGGAACAAGAGACGAACTGGTCTTGCAACGGACAGACCAGAGCAGCTTCTCCGTCATCTGAAAAACCACTCAGACCACCTGGAAAAGATGTAGCAGCTTTATTAAAGAAAATAAg CATTCACCCAGAGGCCCAAAGGATTCTGGGTAATTCCTGCATACCTGTGGTGAGCTTGAAGCGTCTGAACTTCCAGTCAGTGCTTTTATCGTCATCTCTTCAGCCTGTGGTGTCTCTGGTGCGACTGCCATGCCAAACACAAGCCAAGCTCCACCGTGACGTCTCCCATCCTCAGCAG AATGACTTCAGGCAAAATGAGGAAAACACTTTGCAGATGAGAGAAGCGTCACCTCAGTGTAATCCAGCAGATCTGAGCCAGCCAGGttcaacacagatgtcctggACTGAACCGTACTGTCCTGACAGCTCCTCCACTGGAGAACCAGAGCAGGACTCAGGCTTCGACTGTGAATCTAACCCTGATCAGCCGTACATCCTGTTTGAATCTGGGTCTGATGAATGGGAGCCGGATGGGAAAACCGATTCAGAAACGTTTTATTTGGATCCAGATCCGGAGCAGACCATGGTGATCGAACTGGATCCAGAACCACAGGCAGATCAGGATCAATCCctggagctggaggatgaaTCTGAAACTAAATGTGAAGGAGATGTGGTTCAAATGGACAACAGTGATGACCAAAGACCGGATCTTTGCTGCTCGCAGCAGGAGGTGGACTCGTCCATCCAGCAGCCTGAACCTGGACCAGAGACCGAGGAGATGGAGAGTGAAGATTTCTGTGCCGTGTGTCTGAATGGAGGagatctgctctgctgtgaccGCTGCCCTAAAGTTTACCACCTGGCCTGTCATATACCTCCTCTCATCTGCTCCCCACT AGGTGACTGGATGTGCACGCTGTGCAGAACTGACCAGGAGCCTGCGGAGAACTACGACTGTGAGAACATGTACTCCTGCGGGGGAGTCAAAGCTCCGTACACACTGTCTGACCAGGACCAGAGG aggtgtgagaagctgactctgctgctgtactGTCACACACTCAGCGCTCCGTTCCATGAACCTGTCAGCCCTCTG GCTCAAAACTACTACCAGATCATCAAGAGGCCCATCAACCTGTCGGTGATCCGCAGGAAACTGGATGAGAGCAACACTCTCCATTACTTCAACGCCGAGCAGTTTGTCGATGACGTCCTGCTCATGTTCAAGAACTGCGCTACCTTCAATTAT CCGGACTCAGAGGTGGCCCAGGCCGGCCGAAACCTTGAGGTGTTTTTCTTGAGCAAACTGAAGGAGGTTTTTCCTGACCGGACGTTTCCATCAGCCAGCCAGGACACAATGGACAGAGCTCGCCTCTGCTGGctcagcaggaagaggaaggagagccaCAGGAAGAAGAGATACGTGTTTGGTGGGAAAAAATATTACCTGTAA